In Monomorium pharaonis isolate MP-MQ-018 chromosome 3, ASM1337386v2, whole genome shotgun sequence, a genomic segment contains:
- the LOC118644884 gene encoding uncharacterized protein LOC118644884 isoform X2 — MEAVEGFICRHCGAYIPLLETASVHECFKNKDVYVDNNNVLFVHDNLDGHDKRAVWTDKAIMALLSLYEANVHMLDHPKKKTKIWTAVSDGLKDFEIEMSPDQVRWKMNILQKKYKECCDNNNKSGRGKMEFKWYDQLDEIFGRNKDAIAAHTVSSKIIKQASESTLSSQKNIGNCTSESPSSAEIPATPIASTSLPINNKNAKKPFRIRRGTGSNLADKKLNIEHQWLKFLENKEVRDTERDKRIAKSEERTTESFTLKKKLIALKRQEIEQKRELLNKKLKDKENRHAEIIQIEKTKCKLLKKLLYQTNLKISDDSDE, encoded by the exons ATGGAAG CAGTGGAAGGATTTATTTGCAGGCACTGCGGTGCATATATTCCTTTGTTAGAAACAGCATCCGTTCatgaatgttttaaaaacaaagatgtatatgtagacaacaataatgttttatttgtacatgACAATTTGGATGGCCATGATAAAc GTGCTGTGTGGACTGATAAAGCTATAATGGCTCTTCTCAGCCTTTACGAAGCCAATGTGCATATGTTGGATCATCCAAagaaaaaaaccaaaatttgGACAGCAGTATCAGATGGTTTAAAAGATTTCGAAATCGAG atgtcCCCTGATCAAGTAAGATGGAAGATGaacatattgcaaaaaaaatacaaagaatgTTGTGACAACAATAACAAGTCCGGTAGGGGTAAAATGGAATTTAAATGGTATGATCAATTGGATGAAATATTTGGTAGAAATAAAGACGCTATTGCTGCCCATACCGTatcaagtaaaataataaaacaagctTCCGAGTCTACATTATCCAGCCAAAAGAACATTGGAAATTGTACTTCTGAGTCGCCATCGTCGGCTGAGATTCCTGCAACTCCTATTGCTTCTACTTCTTTgccaattaataataaaaatgcaaaaaaaccATTTCGTATTCGGCGTGGAACAGGTTCGAACTTagcagataaaaaattaaacattgaacATCAGTggcttaaatttttagaaaacaaagaagTAAGAGATACTGAACGTGATAAAAGGATTGCGAAATCTGAAGAAAGAACAACCGAGAGTTTCACgctcaagaaaaaattaatagctttaaaaagacaagaaatagaacaaaaaagagaattattaaataaaaaattaaaagataaagaaaataggCATGctgaaattatacaaatagaaaaaacaaaatgtaaattactgaaaaaattattatatcaaacaaatttaaaaatatccgaCGATTCTGACGAATAG
- the LOC118644884 gene encoding uncharacterized protein LOC118644884 isoform X1 — translation MEAVEGFICRHCGAYIPLLETASVHECFKNKDVYVDNNNVLFVHDNLDGHDKPCNDYEKTNTIESSEQSTKQSAVWTDKAIMALLSLYEANVHMLDHPKKKTKIWTAVSDGLKDFEIEMSPDQVRWKMNILQKKYKECCDNNNKSGRGKMEFKWYDQLDEIFGRNKDAIAAHTVSSKIIKQASESTLSSQKNIGNCTSESPSSAEIPATPIASTSLPINNKNAKKPFRIRRGTGSNLADKKLNIEHQWLKFLENKEVRDTERDKRIAKSEERTTESFTLKKKLIALKRQEIEQKRELLNKKLKDKENRHAEIIQIEKTKCKLLKKLLYQTNLKISDDSDE, via the exons ATGGAAG CAGTGGAAGGATTTATTTGCAGGCACTGCGGTGCATATATTCCTTTGTTAGAAACAGCATCCGTTCatgaatgttttaaaaacaaagatgtatatgtagacaacaataatgttttatttgtacatgACAATTTGGATGGCCATGATAAAc catGTAATGACTATGAGAAAACAAACACTATAGAAAGTAGTGAACAATCCACTAagcaaa GTGCTGTGTGGACTGATAAAGCTATAATGGCTCTTCTCAGCCTTTACGAAGCCAATGTGCATATGTTGGATCATCCAAagaaaaaaaccaaaatttgGACAGCAGTATCAGATGGTTTAAAAGATTTCGAAATCGAG atgtcCCCTGATCAAGTAAGATGGAAGATGaacatattgcaaaaaaaatacaaagaatgTTGTGACAACAATAACAAGTCCGGTAGGGGTAAAATGGAATTTAAATGGTATGATCAATTGGATGAAATATTTGGTAGAAATAAAGACGCTATTGCTGCCCATACCGTatcaagtaaaataataaaacaagctTCCGAGTCTACATTATCCAGCCAAAAGAACATTGGAAATTGTACTTCTGAGTCGCCATCGTCGGCTGAGATTCCTGCAACTCCTATTGCTTCTACTTCTTTgccaattaataataaaaatgcaaaaaaaccATTTCGTATTCGGCGTGGAACAGGTTCGAACTTagcagataaaaaattaaacattgaacATCAGTggcttaaatttttagaaaacaaagaagTAAGAGATACTGAACGTGATAAAAGGATTGCGAAATCTGAAGAAAGAACAACCGAGAGTTTCACgctcaagaaaaaattaatagctttaaaaagacaagaaatagaacaaaaaagagaattattaaataaaaaattaaaagataaagaaaataggCATGctgaaattatacaaatagaaaaaacaaaatgtaaattactgaaaaaattattatatcaaacaaatttaaaaatatccgaCGATTCTGACGAATAG